The Mixophyes fleayi isolate aMixFle1 chromosome 1, aMixFle1.hap1, whole genome shotgun sequence genome includes a region encoding these proteins:
- the ANKRD34B gene encoding ankyrin repeat domain-containing protein 34B, which produces MDEGIDVTTEGNSLIKAVYQSRLRLTRLLLEGGAYINESNDRGETPLMIACKTKHVDHQSVSKVKMIKYLLENNADPNIQDKFGKTALMHACKEKAGSEVVSLLLESGADPSFQDHTGFSALVYAVNSEDKETLKILLNACKAKGKEVIIITTDKSPSGRHTTRQYLNVPPSPGIDAHNSPSPCTSPSEIELQTSPTPISNAFEAEQKLFNFKEADTSIQFKGSSEPGSPIKKPHVMHFGAKLPLLQRLHSEPWLKIPPSLLHQHKVSSLQEELQDITPEEELSLKMNGLVYSKRYFTRHQSIDVKDAALLLKTFDSSGPRKLSYDEINSQSLYTEGTPNRSDIPVDQDPDSMHTMSVSSLRSIVQRRNLGANHYSSDSQLTRNHGPSAAEDSKSLLEKKKMFSPLSMLSGSRESLESVSVTTLSRRNHAILERRGSGALLLDHISQTRPGFLPPLNVNPYPPIPDISGHSKISSVLFSGTKPLVPSAPLFPKESKCKKMLLRRHSMHTEQIKQLVNFEEILG; this is translated from the coding sequence ATGGATGAAGGTATCGATGTCACAACTGAAGGAAACTCTCTTATTAAAGCAGTATACCAGAGTAGGCTGCGTCTCACGCGACTTCTTTTGGAAGGAGGAGCATATATCAATGAGAGTAATGATCGCGGAGAAACCCCACTAATGATAGCTTGCAAGACTAAGCACGTAGACCACCAAAGTGTAAGCAAAGTCAAAATGATTAAATATCTTCTGGAAAACAATGCCGATCCAAATATTCAAGATAAATTTGGGAAGACTGCTTTAATGCATGCATGCAAGGAGAAGGCTGGGTCTGAGGTGGTCTCCTTGCTTCTCGAGAGTGGAGCTGACCCCAGTTTCCAGGATCACACAGGATTCTCGGCCCTGGTGTATGCAGTCAACTCAGAGGACAAAGAGACTCTCAAGATCCTACTTAATGCTTGCAAAGCAAAGGGCAAAGAAGTTATAATCATTACAACTGATAAGTCTCCATCAGGAAGACACACTACAAGGCAGTACTTAAATGTTCCACCTTCTCCAGGGATTGATGCTCACAATTCACCAAGTCCATGTACATCACCCTCTGAAATTGAGCTTCAAACTTCTCCAACACCTATATCAAATGCTTTTGAAGCAGAACAAAAATTGTTTAACTTTAAAGAGGCTGATACATCAATTCAATTCAAAGGTTCCTCGGAGCCAGGTTCTCCAATAAAGAAGCCTCATGTGATGCATTTTGGAGCAAAGTTACCACTCCTGCAAAGGTTGCACTCTGAGCCCTGGTTAAAGATTCCACCATCTCTGCTCCACCAACACAAAGTATCCTCTCTGCAAGAGGAGTTACAGGATATCACCCCTGAGGAAGAACTGTCTCTTAAGATGAATGGCTTGGTATACTCCAAACGTTATTTCACTCGACATCAGAGCATTGATGTGAAAGATGCTGCACTACTATTAAAAACCTTTGACTCCTCTGGCCCAAGAAAGCTGTCATATGATGAGATAAATTCACAATCACTTTACACCGAAGGGACACCAAATAGGTCAGACATTCCCGTAGACCAAGACCCTGATTCAATGCACACAATGTCTGTTTCAAGCTTAAGGAGCATCGTTCAAAGACGGAATCTAGGTGCAAATCATTACAGCTCGGACTCACAGCTCACGAGGAATCATGGTCCGTCAGCAGCAGAGGACAGCAAATCTCttttggaaaaaaagaaaatgttttctcCTCTATCCATGTTATCAGGTTCCAGAGAGTCTCTTGAAAGTGTGTCTGTCACAACCTTAAGTAGAAGGAATCATGCCATTCTAGAGAGACGTGGCTCTGGGGCCTTGCTTCTAGATCACATTAGCCAAACTAGGCCAGGTTTCCTTCCACCACTGAATGTCAATCCTTATCCTCCTATTCCAGACATAAGTGGTCACAGCAAAATATCTAGTGTTCTCTTTTCAGGCACAAAACCACTTGTCCCTTCTGCGCCTCTATTTCCAAAAGAATCAAAGTGTAAGAAAATGCTGCTCCGGAGGCACTCAATGCACACTGAACAGATTAAACAGCTTGTTAACTTTGAAGAGATTCTTGGCTAA